A segment of the Hemicordylus capensis ecotype Gifberg chromosome 6, rHemCap1.1.pri, whole genome shotgun sequence genome:
ATGTAAATTTGTATATAtgtaaatttttgaatgtgtacataAGTGACTTGGGGGGAGACAGTGGGGACTGTAAAAATGTGGATTTGTAAAAATGAAAATCTGCAAATGTGTAGAATAAAAGTATAAAGATGTAAATGTGTAAAAGTGTAAAATATGTGAGTATGTAGAACTAgctgctgtacatgtgtataaATGTTGTGCAGATATTGCGCAGGTGCAtgcgtgcatgtgcgtgtgcgTGCGAGCGTGGAGGTTTTTGTTGTGTGGTTATGTGTGGTGGAGACCAGAGCTTTCTTCCTTTTGTGTATatagtgttttggaagctttggtttgtgtagatagttgGTGTGTAAATACTATAGCTGTACAGATGCATGTGTGTATATACTTGTATATAATGTATTTGTACAATGTGGCCTCCCTTTTCCCCCTCTTCAGTTTAGTtctagcacacacatgcacatgcacatgcacatgcacacaccaaacaTGCATGCATTGCCAATGATGAGTAGgtggtctggtgccaccacatgtctggggcctgtgtggcctccagcaaagatatGGTGGACCTGACAGTTTGAGGTGGATTTCCCTTTATTGTAGACGCATGGacaaagagaagagcaggaaAAAAAACCTTAAGGTGTGCCATTTTACTGTAAGTTATCGTTCAATGTGGTGTGTTTGCCtcgccctctttctttgcagtttgtgtgctgggttggttttgctgccttgAGCTGTAGTGTATATTGCTAGGTGTTTGTTTGTGACTGTAGTAGTCTTTggatttggtttgtttttcttgGTTTTACAGATCTGTCTCTGGGGTTGTTGCGTTTTTGGTTTGCAGTTTGGTGTCTTTTTAGTTACGTCACTGCCTGTTGGATGGAGGTGTGCTAAGGGCACAAAACCgaggtgggtggtaggtacccatgggtgccaactaccaccaaaccccaaagcaattgggcattcctgtgatttttaatgattttttaaaaagatttttcaatttttcaatTCTTTTAATTTCTCCCATAGGGGACAATAGGGATTTGAGGTGACCTGGCTGGCCTTTTCCACCCCTTGTGGGGTACGTAGGTgctccaaagtgggtctgggggtaaGGCACATTGGGAAACTACTCCCCCCTCAAACCCCGGGGTGGTGGGGTgcatgggtttgtttgttttttaaggaatcttttagtttctggcctgtttgacagttctatcaatgaatagatggatggatggatggatggatagatagatgaggattcattaaatgaatgaatgtggattcttggttgctttGTAACTTATTTTTTTCAATGGATTTATTGAGAGAACTGTCAAACAGGCCAGAAACTAACAAATTCCTTTAAAAACACCATACACCCCCCTGACATGGAGCTTGAGGGGGAAGTTTGGGCctgatttaacttgcccccaaaactactttggggtgcccaggcacccccccaagGAGGAAtggggccacctcaaatccccattattccctatgggagtaATGTGAAAATTGGGAAtatcttccaaaaaaaaaaaaccccacactaaaaatcacaggagtgtccaagtGCCttagggtttgggtggtagttggcacccatgggtgcctaccacccaccttgtttttgtgcccctaggtgctctccatagggaatcatgggcCAATTCAAgtcctcattataccctatgtagatccttttagaactggtttgagtttggctcaaattcaaaccgaaccgggggcaGGGGTGCATGTTTGAGCAAaatcaaaactgaacctacccaccctggttcgagactggttcaaatttgaacagaaCCACCcaaaccgattttgtgcacacccctaaccaggaCCAGGAAAAGTGTTGCTGAGGTACCCTTCCCCGGGACTTGGAGGGatctagcaaccaggctgggcagcaacagccctccagccctCATGCGTGCCTCTATGAcatgtcactctcatgagagagcagtccttgggaagATGTCTAAGGTTTTATCATGACACTTGGCTTTATTGTCCAGTTAATGTAACCATAACCTAGGAGTAACctaggatggttcttctcatgaggtatggCCGATATGATATGCTTGCACCCTGGGGGAAGaggctgggccccctttcccacACAAcgtgtacaaaaaatagaacagaaccactccagaattccaggggctgtctttttacccagactttgcCATGACTCCATGTGCTTGTAAAAACACTTCTTCAGCCCTTGATTGCTGCAAACCAGTCCTGCTGTGCCCATCtagtcatcccatcctttttgtgcaggTTGACAAAAGGGGGCCATAAGACATAGCGGAAAGCGGGCTTCCCCCAATGTGGTTATCTGCCCTTACATGCATTGAAGCTTGGGACGTGGTGTGGCATCGCTGGGCAATGTCAGGAGGAGTGCGGGGACTGTGGAGGGCAGGgcaactgatcaaagaggcagccagtgagaagcagggcaggcaaagagctgaCATGtttctgggggcagccacagcaaGGAGCCCAGGTTACGACGGCAGCAGAATTCTCCTGGGTTAGACTTTAGCATGACCTTCACCAACTGCTGGGCTCCACTTTTAATCTTCACAgactatttccccccaaaaaaacaataaACTTTACTAGTACAATATGTCCCAGCAACAGTGTATGTTAAATTTACACAACATATCTATGAACATTTTAAATGCATGTGTCTCTTTTACAAATATCAGAATAAAGACTATTTAAGATATCTGCCTGATTTCCCTCAATGAGCAACTTCTCCCTAAACTCTTAGACAATTGTTTCCCCTTCTTGTCTGCTCAAGTACTATATGATGTCCATTGATCTTTTAGTGTTTAACTTATGTGAAAAGCTAACCCAATCCCTCATGTAGAAGTTATAAAAATCCAGTTTAAGTAAattacattctaaaaaagaatgtgtgtgtgcgtgtgtgtgtgcgcgtgcgtgtgtgtgtgtgtgcgtacccTATCTTTAATTTTATATTTGCAATAAGGGCTGTATCAGCCTGCTGTATATTTTCTTGTGTATGGCAATGCAATTCTTAACTCTATCCCCTTTGTTTTCTTCTATATATTAAGTAAAAATCTTGTTAACATTTTGATACATCTCTGAATATTTctgttaaacaatttttttaaaaatatactggATAAgataaaatgtgttttttttgaTCTTGCAAAATATTaaatgtttgtttgattgtttgtaaTTTCGATGAAATTCTAACTACTTTCTAGATATCTGAGTTATCACCTTTCCCCCAATCTTAGATCTCCACTTCTTTCACCCTTGTCCAATAAATGGTGTTTCCTTCGCTAACCTCACTCTCAGTCTTTCTtccatatttctttaaaaaaattattgctaGTTTCTGAACCAATTAGATCTTTAGGGGGAAACTCCTGATCCTAAGACATAATTTGCTTGTGATAAAGAATGCATTCATAGAAATTATTTCATTATTCCCATTATTAGCAGCCTTTTCACTGCTTCTATCCTTTTGGGAACAGTCATGTTGGGAAAAGGATTGGTCTGTTCACTCAGAATGTGCTACTCACGTCTGACTCCACCTCTTATTTTCTATTTGGGCATTCACTGTCACAAGCAAATCACTCCTCCGTTCAACAGAATCAACCATAGGGCAATTTCCCACAATTGCCCGACAGTCAGTAAGGTGAGAACTGGAGGTTCCCAGTGAGCATGTGCTGTTGGCAGGTTTGTCAAGTGGAGCTGCCAATCTCCAATCCCCACACTGCATTACTGAGATTTGTCTGATCTCAGATTTTCAGTTCTATATTGGGCATAAgtgataaaggaaggtgctgaaaggcatcacctcatattgcatgagaggagacaatggtaaacccctcctgtattctaccatgaaaaccacatggatctgtggtcgccaggagtcgacactgacacaATAGCACAATCTTTCCATTTTAACTTCTCTtaactcactcagtttggagcagTTCCTTTTGTTCATTCACATATTTTCCCTCCACTTAGGaatatgcaaatcaatttgaattgattcgactcaaatctgggtgatttgagttatttgaattagaatcaaatcactccttagatttgaattgaatttttaaattcgATCcgaatttgatttgagagccatttggcaccttttttaaaccattcaggccccctaattggttaaaaaaggtgccaaacagggttgaattgattcaaattcaattttgaCCTCCACTAGCTATAGATAAGCATATGTGCATTGTAAAACACTGCAAACAAGTAATGATTGTATCCAATTCTTTTTGGATGTTGAACAGACATGCATGTATACTTCTGCTCACTgatcacacacactcactcagatACAATTGTACATACACCCTGTTAAATTGGAATTCAGGAATTATGGATCAGAGGGCAGAGTGAATccacagaacaaaaaaaaaagagcagaaaAAAATGCTTTCATCCTGAGCCCCAGTTAATCAGCAACCTTTTTAGTGCTACGCATAAGAAACAGGATGTCTAGGTCtgccccctgcccactgcccaaAACATCAATCTGTATGTGGAGTGGAATCCAGAAGGTCAGTCCATTCATAGAACCTGTCTCTGCAATCAATTTGCACTTGCAAGATCAAAGAATATCTGTTGGTAATTTTGCATGTCTAAGAAGAAACTACCatacacttaggaacataggaaactgccatatactgagtcagaccattggtctatctagctcaatattgtcttcacagactggcatcagcttctccaaggttgcaggcaggaatctctctcagccctatcttggagaagccagagagggaacttgaaaccttctgcttttcccagaggggctccatgccctgaggggaatatcttgcagtgctcacacatcaagtctcccattcatatgtaaccagggcagaccctgcttagctatggggacaagtcatgcttgctaccacaagaccagctctcctccttctactATTTCATTCTTATATTAAAAAACGCTTTGACATTTTATTTCTAAACAATGATGACTGGAAGTGATGCAAGCAACAGAATAAGATGCTTTTgtttaaaatgaaacataagacaatTGTGTTGGTCCAGATTATATTATAACCCTAATTAAAGCTCTTTAATAGGCAAGGCAAATAGTTGTAAAGTCATCAGCATTTCTCAGTGGGAAGCACTTTTGTTTAAACAAGTTCACAAAACAAATTCTCTACATTTTCCCCATATTTAATTAATGAAATATAATTCCACTCTATGCATTCAGGAAACATCTCTAATTCATATTAAAATGAAGGTTCGCGTCATGGTAagaatttttttgttgttgtctaaGAGTATAAAAAGATGGTAGCTTTTTCTGCTGTCCAGATTTTGATCTTTTATGTAAATACTGTTTTAGGTGAAATGAAGATGATCTCAATGAAAAAATCAATCTTATTTACTTTAGCCACATGTCTTCTTTTAGCCTCAAAAACTACCTGCCTCGATGGATCAGTAATGACCAGCTTGCAGAGCAGAGAAGAATACAGTGATGATACCTATTCAGAGGTAAGATGCTAAGAAACTGCACTGCTATTGTCATATAAAGAGGTCCATTGAGAAAATATTGAAACACATCTATTGATCAAGTTATAAATTTGTGTCTGTAGTTCAATGAAGTAAAACCTGTTAATCTTAGTTCCCTGCTGACTGGACTCCAGTGCTGACTGGAGGCACCTTATTAAAGTGGTAATgtattatttagcagggggagagcaactggccctatccacccccagcacagcctacctccagtggctgttgctggtaccgatcttatgtttctttttagattgtgagtcctttggggacagggatccatccatcttatttaattgaAATAATTCATCTATGTAAATCActgtggaaacttttgttgaaaagcagcatataatttattattatttattttatttattattattaattattattattaattattattattattattattattaatttcttgtttacacaggcagacaggtgttattgcacCCCTCAAGTGctctactgctcagggtggctcataacaataaaatagatacaagacacaataaaagtaataaaattaaccaagttgAACAAACAAGTTAAGGGTCAGGTTAAAACCACACTTATTATTAGGTTCGAATtacaagttattttaaaagctaaaaactgaacattataaaaagctaaagaacctaccagatataacaaaaaatggagcattaaaaggcctctttaaaaaggtgtgttttaagtatTTGTTGTAATGGCATTCTGGAGTAGCTTCatcatttttaatacattttgaaattgtcATTTTGAAGGAGAGGTGTACCAATGTTCATTTTCAGGCTATTATATAATTCAGGCATCTCGAAGTATAAGAGTCTCACATTTCAGGGCATGGGAAAGTACCTTAACACATTTCAAAACCTTCAGTGAGGGCCAAGAACATTGCATTatgtaaatattatttatttatttatttatttcatgtatgacatttattacatttataaaccgcctcatCCAGAAGCTCTGGATGGTGTACAactactttaaaaagacataaaaacacacaattcaaaacacagtgctaaaaacaatatagaaacaattcaaaaacaattaaaaccatttaaaaccaattaaaatacatttaaaaacaacaacactttacaagccttggaaggccaggccaaaaagtttttagggctctcttaaaggccaaacgcgagcctaaactgcggatatctgcgaggaatgcattccatagaccaggagcagctacagaaaaggcccagttccgagtcaccaccagacacaccggtggtaactggagatggtcctcttcagatgacctcaatgagcgatggggatcataccaaagaaggcgctctctaaggtagcctggacccaagcctttcagagctttaaaggtaataatcagcacttcgtattttgcccggaaacatatcggcagccagtgcagctgttttaagacagggaATAATATGATCTTTCCGGGTTACCcaagagaacaatctggctgccgcattttgaactaactgaagtttccaaactatgtacaaaggcaaccccaggtagagcacattgcagtagtcgagcctggaggttaccagctgatgcaccactgttttgagattgttctcttcaaggaatggacgcagctgtcaaatcagacaaagctgatagcgctcctggccatagcctccacctgagataccatggtgaggcctggatccaagagcactcccaagctgcgtacctgttccttctgggggagtgtaaccccatccggCACAgtaagatctaactcatcccttaaattctgatcccacacaatgagcacctccgtcttgcttgggttcagcttcaatttgttatccctcatccagcccattattgcctgtaggcaggcatttagggagtgaatgccatttccagaggaggaggaggaggaggaggagaaatagatttcagtgtcatcagcatactgataacaccctacaccaaatctcctgatgacctcacccagcggtttcatgtaaatattaaaagcattggtgacagactggagccctgagggactccatacaatagctcccattttaaaggggAACTATCACCAAGccccaccatctggaatatgcctgagaaataggagcggaaccactgcaaagtagtgcctacTATCCctaattcccccaggcgatccagaaggataccatggtcgatggtatcaaacaccgccaagagatccaaaagaaccagcagagttacactccctctgtcaattccccagtaaaagtcatccatcaggccgaccaaggcagactcaactccattgcccgctctaaagccagtttgaaatgggtctagataatcagtttcctccaaaacctcctggagctggttagccaccactctctcagtcacgtTACCCAACCAtgagagattggagaccagcctataacggtccctcactgagggatctagggaaggcttcttaagaagtggtctaataattgcctccttcaaacaaggaggcatcctaccctccctcggcgatgagttaatgatattaactaagccatccccaacaatctccctgctagatagaagcagccaagtcgggcaaggatccagagaactaGTAggaggccacactgccccaagcagcttgtccacgtcatcaggcatcacagactgaaactgatccaatctaatactgcaagggattgctggacaccaccttaatagactctgcgaaaacagtggagtccaagtcagcccgaatacaggaaattttgtccgcaaagaacccattaaaagcatcgcacTGTTTCCCCCACAAATCCAAGTCTAAAGAGGGAAAGGAACATGCCATCACCTTTGACTTAGAGAGCAAATTCGATTTTGGGCTAGATGCATTGTTAAAAGGTGTGCTTAGGAGCAGAACTGCCACTGAACTATCTGTGTCATTAGACTCAACTCATTGGAaaagtcaaataaaataaaataaaataaaataaaataaaataaaataaaataaaataaaacattattgaAACAACAAGTAGATCTTACCTAAGGTCTGGAGATTCATTACTGTACTTACTGTGCATTTCCCCTGCAAACCGTTCCCTCCATCATTTGCGAAGCCCTACTGCTTAGCTTAGTATTCatctaaaacattttaaaatgtttagctCACTGTTGTCCAATAGTTGCTGGACCCTGGTAGTTGCTGGAACAACTACTGTCCAGTATGTCCTGTAGTTGCTGGAACGATCGCTGTGATATGCTATGATAATGAACTGGAGAAAGTATCtcctccccccgcaaaaaaagccCATTAAGATGTTTGCATTAATTACTTTTATGTTAATATTCtttgtcttatgtttttattagATTGTCAGCCTGTGGATGgtgtttgttcttttttttaCTTAGCTACTACAAAATGCCTAGTGTCTTTAAGGTGTTCTATAGTTTTATCATTATTATCCAATGACAATTCTTTTCTGCAATGGCCACAACTGCAAAAGCCGAATCAGCATCTCAGAAAGGTAACATGTCACTAGTTTATCATCACCAAGAAATAATTTTCTTATTTTTACTTTTAGTCTACTGAAGACATTATAGAAGAAAAGCAGAAAAACCTGAACCTTGAAGACCTGAAGGACTGGGGATTGAAGAACATCATAAAGATGAGTCCAGCAGTGCACAAGGTGGCGAGCTCAGTTGCTAATTTGCCACTGAGGTTTGGCAGGAACTTTCAGGAAGCGAGAAGCATCAAACCAGCAGCCAACCTGCCTCTCAGATTTGGACGAGCACTTGCAGAAAACCTTTCAAGACAGGCCCTTCCTTTCTCACACAGGCTTGAGAGGGCTCCGGTGGTCCAGAGTGCCATCCATTCTCTTGCCAACCTGCCACAACGATTTGGAAGGTCGCTTATCTTCAGCCTACCTCAAGAGATCCAAGGCAATAATAGGTGAATAGTTTTTAATACTCTTGATTAAGTTATTACTGAATTCAATTATGGCATGTCTTAACTTaatgttcatttattgaacatGAATCCTAAATTCATTGCTAAATCAGATTGGCATAATCTTCATACTTCTGAATTTGACAATACAAGGCAGACAAATAAAGAACATATTTCTGGAAGTCTAAAGCAGATCATCCAGGATTTGTTCAAGGACTGCCAGTCTGAACAAAAATAGGAGGATTCCAGAGATTATATTTTTAGAGTGATGAGGCTGTCCAGAAAGCATCTTTCCTACAGTCAGTCTATATGTACCTTTCTTCACTGGGGCTGAGGGGAAAAAACAGTTCTGCAAATCTGAAGCACAGGCTGGCTGTGCTCTTTAGTAACCTTTGAATGTGTTAaccttttaattgctgtttaaactttttttaaaaaaaaaattgctgtaatctctgaatgtgttaaatcttttaattgttgttgtaatagttggttttattctgtttctattgtgtttatttttgtgaaccgcctagagcctttggagtcaggtgatatataaattaaataaataaaaaaacaaacaactgattggctgggcccACTGGGTCATCAAGAAACCTGCCCGCCCCTCAAACTCTGGTACAGTTTTACACTCAAACTTGCCCTTTTTCTTAATTAATAAGGTGACATTCATTTATATACAGGACTTGTAAAAAAATTGAAAGATGGCTAACCTGCCTGAGGGATAAAACAAATGGCTTTCAgcatgtgattatttatttatttatttttacatttatatcctgctcttgctccaaggagctcagaagaacatgcttatttttatccttacaacaaccctgtgaggtaggttaggctaagggatacatgactggcccagggtcacccagtgagtttcatgtgataggaacataggaagctgccatatactgagtcagaccattggtctatctagctcagtattgtcttcacagaacaACAGCGGCTTCTCTacgttgcaggaaggaatctctctcagccctatcctggagaagcaagggagggaacttggaacctagatactctttccagagtggctccatcccctgaggggaatatcttgcagtgctcacacttctagtctcccattcatatacagccagggtggaccctgcttagctaagggggcaagtcaaacttgctaccacaagactagctctcttctccAAAAATAAATTAGCTtcacacacataggaacatagggagctgccatatactgagttagaacataggtccatctacctcagtattgtctacacagactggcagcggcttctccaaggctgcaggcaggaatctctctcagccctattttggagatgccaggaaaggaacttggaacctagatgctctttccagagtggctccatcccctgaggggaatatcttgcagtgttcagacctctagtctcccattcatatacagccagggtagaccctgcttagctaaaggggcaagtcatacttgctaccacaagaccagctctcttccctctagACCAGCATGTTTCCTGCCCTCACCCCACCAAACAAAGAATTTATCCCTCACCCAACCTCTCCATCATCAATACTGGAGCGCTGGCTGAATCATAAACTTAAAGTTAAAGTGAGGCTGTGGTCCAAAGCACACTTGCTTAAAAGTATGCTCAATCGAAACTAATACGTTGGTGGTAGTATGCTTAGGATAGAAGCAATGCAAGAATATGTCATTTTTTCTTCTTACAGAAATCTATCATGTGGAACAAagccttcccaccaccacctcaatgtATTTGGTCCATTtggtccctcccccctccccattttttctGATACTGCTGCTACAAAAAACAGGTAACTAAGGTAGGCAGCTGGGCAAGGGCAGGAATGCTGAAAGAGGCAGATCTACTGCTTAGTCTTATGGTTCAGAAGCAGACAGAGAACCTCCTTCACCTAGGGATGTGTCTCAGGGTGtgttttgaggagaggagaggaagtgtTCAAGATTCTCCATCCAATAATTGCCCAAGAGTTCCCTGAAAAGCATAGCCAAAAAGGGCATGATGATCAGATCTAAACATGATGAGAGACTTGAAGGGGCAAACCTCTTTCCATACTAGACCACTgttttcattgcaaggcccaggtttagtgacaactcccatcaaccctcagTGTGTGCAgctctctgactaattgtttattcggtctgtgtgaagctttggctcaAGCTGAATATTCCACACAGGTCCCTCCACCACATGGGCATGACCCTTCCCACTGAGCAGCGCTCAGCTTTGTCCAGCATCAACTTGGAAGGCACACATGAGACACTGGAAGGTTTAGTCCTCCCCAgccaggggcagagggagaccaGCGACGGCCTGCGTTCAGTTCACCACCACggccctagccccgccccctgcatcagacgcaTCTGACAACAGACGCAGGGCACATGGCTAagccacacaccctacatctgacatcagacacggggcgtAGCTTAGCTCACAAACGGGGCCCCACAGCCCTGTTTGCGAGCAAATTCCGACCAGCACTGCATCACAGCATggcaggagtggctctccctgcctttttactGTGAATGCGGCGCTGGCCAGATTTTGCTTGTAAACAGGGCTGcagggccccatttggaagcaaaataatgcccctgcatctgatgtcagatgcaggggcatgaaCCCTTTCACACAATGGTGACTCCGCCCCTGTCCCCAGCACTTTCCCCTTAGAGTTCTATGGGTGAAATTCCTGGACTTGTAAACGAGAGATAGCAAGATTTTGACTGGAGGGAGCTCATGATACAAATTCCAACATTCAAAGCATACTGTTTTATTTCAAGTATGGTTCAGAACTCTTTAGCTAAGTCTGCTTCACCACTGGCCCTTACATGCCAGTCCCCAAACCTTCCCTATGCCCCCCAAAAGACCCTTGCtttggagaaaggggagggggtaaTAGGAGGGCTCCCTTCCAGATGCCATACAAGGCCTCTCCTTAGCTGTAAATGAAACGTGTTCATGGGTAGTCATGGAGCTTGTCGTTTTCTTTTTCATGTGAAAGGCCCTGTTAATGTGAGGGCCAAGACAGAGGG
Coding sequences within it:
- the NPVF gene encoding pro-FMRFamide-related neuropeptide VF; this encodes MKMISMKKSILFTLATCLLLASKTTCLDGSVMTSLQSREEYSDDTYSESTEDIIEEKQKNLNLEDLKDWGLKNIIKMSPAVHKVASSVANLPLRFGRNFQEARSIKPAANLPLRFGRALAENLSRQALPFSHRLERAPVVQSAIHSLANLPQRFGRSLIFSLPQEIQGNNRFGDLNNLMKREPDDEEESQDNWKFLAQSPY